The DNA region CCTGGACACGGGACTGGCGTCCACCTACTTCTCCGAGGCGGACCAGCTGGTAGTACCGCCGAGCACCTCTCCCACGTCCCACGCCCTGCCGCCTCCGGTGACGCCAACGCGTCCAAATCGCCGCTACAAGACGCAGTTGCGCGACTTTCTCTCCACTTGCCGCAGCAAACgcaagctgcagcagcagcagaaccaACCGCAGACGCAGCAAACCTCGCCACTCGGTGGCCAGGTGGGGTCCCCTGCTCCGGCTGTGGCCGTGGAGTACTTGCCCGATCCGGCAGCTGCAGTGGCCGCTGCCTACTCCAACCTGAATCCCATGTACACAACCTCGCCGTATGCCAGTGCCGCGGACAATCTCTACATGGGCAGCTCCATGCCGGCCAACGCCTTCTACCCAGTCAGCGAGAACCTCTTCCATCAGTACCGGCTGCAGGGCGCCGTCGGCGGCTATTACACGGATTATCCGCACTCCGGCGCACCAGCCTCAGCTTACGTGGCTAATGGATTCCTCTCTTACGACGGATACGCCATAGCCTCCAAAGCGGACGAGAAGTGGCAGGAGACTGGAAAGTACTACAGTGGCTACAGCAGCGGCTATGGAAGCCCAACATCTACGCCACAGGTAAGAAAAGTCAGTGGCATTGCTATACCCATTAAATACCTTTAACTTTGTGTCGAAGAATGGAACTCTAACCATTAATATTGCGATATTTCCTTACAGCAAATTCCCCTTAAGACGCCGAAGTCTTCACCACAGGTGATGGAGGTGATATCATGCTCCTCGGACGGACCATCACCCGTGGGCGGAGCCACGCCCAACGGAGTCGGAAGCGTGACGCCCAAAGTAGAGTTGGCCGCAACAACGGCGGCAGCCGCAGTGGGTCAGGATCCCTACGAGCGTCAAACGGTGCTGATGTGGGGCACCACGCACTCGAGTGGGGTGCCGCTAAATAGTCTTCATGGCGGACGAAGTGGAGCGGGAAACCCTGGCTCACCACAGCGATCCACACCTCTAGCCAACGGATTGGGCTATGCTAGCgccaataataacaacaacgatCATGAACCTGCAACGGCGGCCAAGTGGAACGGGACAAAGGAGCTGCCGGGCAAGTCGGGCAGTGCCAGTACGCCGGAGAGCTACCAGATGCAGCATGATGACTCTGGCCTCTACTCCGCATCCTCGCACACAACCTctccgcagcagcagcagcaacagcagcagcaacaacagcagcagcagcagcagctccagcaatCCCAGCGAGGAGTTGGTTCCAATGTTAGCGCTCCTAGCAGCTCACTCACCAGCACGGGCACAGATCAGCAGGCGGTGCACCCATCCAGTTgccaccaacagcagcaacagcagcagcagcaacaacaccatcACGCCCACCCGCATCCGCACTCgcatcatcaccaccatcatcaccatcaccacgAGACGGCGCATCAGCACAGCAGCGAGGTATGGACGCCCGCCTCCTACACGCAGTACTCGCAGTACTTCACGTACCATcatccgcattcgcatccgcaccCGCACCATCCGTCGGCTGGCGGCGGTGGCCATGTTCCGGCCCAGTCGCATCACCTGCACCACGGCCACCGCTAGAAGATGAATAGATTGCACCAGTAATGAAGCACTCGCACTCTATGTACTCACCCACAACCACTCACCTTCTTCTGATACCAATAGAAACCCACTTCAGTGCACCCAAGTGTGCTCTCTCGCCTGACTACTAACCATAACGATCCTCCCTAGATCATTCTCACCAcccatcatcagcagcagtcgcagccgcagcagcaatCGCTCGCTGGCTACCCGCTGCACCACCAGCTGGTTGGAGTAGGATCAGGatcaccaccgccgccgccgccagtCACATTGTCCCGCTCGCCCAACGCCTTGCCGGCGGTCAGCAGCTTGCTGAATGGATCGGCTTCAGCAGCAGGAGCATCGGATGTTCCGTACCAGCAATTGGCCATTGTGTCCGCTCCACTGGTGATCTGCGCCGAGGAGGTGGGTGGAGGCGTCAGCAGCATTGGCCGCAAGTCATCCAAGCAGCAACAGCCCCTGCAGCacctgcaacagcaacagtcgctgcaacagcagcaccatgCAATTtaccaacagcaacatcaccaCTCGCAGCACCATCCGCATCATCAGCTGCTCTATCCGGCGAACATTACGGCGCACACCGCGCTCGCCTATGCCCCGCCCACCGCCGGGGGCACGTATGCCGATGGCAGTCCGCTGCTCTCGTTCTCCGAGGTGACCAACACGCTGCTGAACCAGTGAGTGGTGCAGGGAGGAAGCGAGGAAGCGAGGAATAGAGGAATCGAGGAAGCGAGGAAGGGAACCGTTCAACAGTTTTGCCAAAATGTGGACTATGACTATCGTATCTTCCATAATCTGAACCAGCTACGAATGGATATAGCCAGCGCACGCCATTCGTCCACCCACTCCTTGGTTGATTCTCAGAaaactgcagcagccgcagccgcagcagaaataatttctatttattttactgTGATAATTTATAGATACATTGTATTGTATGTGACACTAGGTTGGCCCATCAACAAATCCATGACAGCCGTAATAGCCGTATCCAATCTTCCAGGGAATCCGGGTATGGGTACTG from Drosophila santomea strain STO CAGO 1482 chromosome 3R, Prin_Dsan_1.1, whole genome shotgun sequence includes:
- the LOC120452881 gene encoding single-minded homolog 2 isoform X2, giving the protein MSQLGTVYATKRRRRNGKSLKPPPKDGVTKSNPSKRHRERLNAELDLLASLLPFEQNILSKLDRLSILRLSVSYLRTKSYFQVVMHKDKEDNGVLPHIHAHEGYRTRELGAFEHGLLDGDMFLQALNGFLMILTCEGEVFFATHSIESYLGFHQSDIVHQSVYELVHSEDREELQRQLLWNSFLPADMSSMQLAETLAPDKALYLERSFTVRFRCLLDNTSGFLRLDIRGRIKVLHGQNRKTEEPPLALFAYCTPFGPPSLLEIPHKENMFKSKHKLDFSLVSMDQRGKHILGYADAELVNMGGYDLVHYDDLAYVASAHQELLKTGASGMIAYRYQKKDGEWQWLQTSSRLVYKNSKPDFVICTHRQLMDEEGHDLLGKRTMDFKVSYLDTGLASTYFSEADQLVVPPSTSPTSHALPPPVTPTRPNRRYKTQLRDFLSTCRSKRKLQQQQNQPQTQQTSPLGGQVGSPAPAVAVEYLPDPAAAVAAAYSNLNPMYTTSPYASAADNLYMGSSMPANAFYPVSENLFHQYRLQGAVGGYYTDYPHSGAPASAYVANGFLSYDGYAIASKADEKWQETGKYYSGYSSGYGSPTSTPQQIPLKTPKSSPQVMEVISCSSDGPSPVGGATPNGVGSVTPKVELAATTAAAAVGQDPYERQTVLMWGTTHSSGVPLNSLHGGRSGAGNPGSPQRSTPLANGLGYASANNNNNDHEPATAAKWNGTKELPGKSGSASTPESYQMQHDDSGLYSASSHTTSPQQQQQQQQQQQQQQQQLQQSQRGVGSNIILTTHHQQQSQPQQQSLAGYPLHHQLVGVGSGSPPPPPPVTLSRSPNALPAVSSLLNGSASAAGASDVPYQQLAIVSAPLVICAEEVGGGVSSIGRKSSKQQQPLQHLQQQQSLQQQHHAIYQQQHHHSQHHPHHQLLYPANITAHTALAYAPPTAGGTYADGSPLLSFSEVTNTLLNQ
- the LOC120452881 gene encoding uncharacterized protein LOC120452881 isoform X1, whose product is MSQLGTVYATKRRRRNGKSLKPPPKDGVTKSNPSKRHRERLNAELDLLASLLPFEQNILSKLDRLSILRLSVSYLRTKSYFQVVMHKDKEDNGVLPHIHAHEGYRTRELGAFEHGLLDGDMFLQALNGFLMILTCEGEVFFATHSIESYLGFHQSDIVHQSVYELVHSEDREELQRQLLWNSFLPADMSSMQLAETLAPDKALYLERSFTVRFRCLLDNTSGFLRLDIRGRIKVLHGQNRKTEEPPLALFAYCTPFGPPSLLEIPHKENMFKSKHKLDFSLVSMDQRGKHILGYADAELVNMGGYDLVHYDDLAYVASAHQELLKTGASGMIAYRYQKKDGEWQWLQTSSRLVYKNSKPDFVICTHRQLMDEEGHDLLGKRTMDFKVSYLDTGLASTYFSEADQLVVPPSTSPTSHALPPPVTPTRPNRRYKTQLRDFLSTCRSKRKLQQQQNQPQTQQTSPLGGQVGSPAPAVAVEYLPDPAAAVAAAYSNLNPMYTTSPYASAADNLYMGSSMPANAFYPVSENLFHQYRLQGAVGGYYTDYPHSGAPASAYVANGFLSYDGYAIASKADEKWQETGKYYSGYSSGYGSPTSTPQQIPLKTPKSSPQVMEVISCSSDGPSPVGGATPNGVGSVTPKVELAATTAAAAVGQDPYERQTVLMWGTTHSSGVPLNSLHGGRSGAGNPGSPQRSTPLANGLGYASANNNNNDHEPATAAKWNGTKELPGKSGSASTPESYQMQHDDSGLYSASSHTTSPQQQQQQQQQQQQQQQQLQQSQRGVGSNVSAPSSSLTSTGTDQQAVHPSSCHQQQQQQQQQQHHHAHPHPHSHHHHHHHHHHETAHQHSSEIILTTHHQQQSQPQQQSLAGYPLHHQLVGVGSGSPPPPPPVTLSRSPNALPAVSSLLNGSASAAGASDVPYQQLAIVSAPLVICAEEVGGGVSSIGRKSSKQQQPLQHLQQQQSLQQQHHAIYQQQHHHSQHHPHHQLLYPANITAHTALAYAPPTAGGTYADGSPLLSFSEVTNTLLNQ
- the LOC120452881 gene encoding uncharacterized protein LOC120452881 isoform X3: MHKDKEDNGVLPHIHAHEGYRTRELGAFEHGLLDGDMFLQALNGFLMILTCEGEVFFATHSIESYLGFHQSDIVHQSVYELVHSEDREELQRQLLWNSFLPADMSSMQLAETLAPDKALYLERSFTVRFRCLLDNTSGFLRLDIRGRIKVLHGQNRKTEEPPLALFAYCTPFGPPSLLEIPHKENMFKSKHKLDFSLVSMDQRGKHILGYADAELVNMGGYDLVHYDDLAYVASAHQELLKTGASGMIAYRYQKKDGEWQWLQTSSRLVYKNSKPDFVICTHRQLMDEEGHDLLGKRTMDFKVSYLDTGLASTYFSEADQLVVPPSTSPTSHALPPPVTPTRPNRRYKTQLRDFLSTCRSKRKLQQQQNQPQTQQTSPLGGQVGSPAPAVAVEYLPDPAAAVAAAYSNLNPMYTTSPYASAADNLYMGSSMPANAFYPVSENLFHQYRLQGAVGGYYTDYPHSGAPASAYVANGFLSYDGYAIASKADEKWQETGKYYSGYSSGYGSPTSTPQQIPLKTPKSSPQVMEVISCSSDGPSPVGGATPNGVGSVTPKVELAATTAAAAVGQDPYERQTVLMWGTTHSSGVPLNSLHGGRSGAGNPGSPQRSTPLANGLGYASANNNNNDHEPATAAKWNGTKELPGKSGSASTPESYQMQHDDSGLYSASSHTTSPQQQQQQQQQQQQQQQQLQQSQRGVGSNVSAPSSSLTSTGTDQQAVHPSSCHQQQQQQQQQQHHHAHPHPHSHHHHHHHHHHETAHQHSSEIILTTHHQQQSQPQQQSLAGYPLHHQLVGVGSGSPPPPPPVTLSRSPNALPAVSSLLNGSASAAGASDVPYQQLAIVSAPLVICAEEVGGGVSSIGRKSSKQQQPLQHLQQQQSLQQQHHAIYQQQHHHSQHHPHHQLLYPANITAHTALAYAPPTAGGTYADGSPLLSFSEVTNTLLNQ
- the LOC120452881 gene encoding uncharacterized protein LOC120452881 isoform X4, whose amino-acid sequence is MEGGIPCSPRQANLPAPGACRIYVSICGQHGAHFQFARILIYTPRKPRANKRAPEKRRESESSINKNPQSDIVHQSVYELVHSEDREELQRQLLWNSFLPADMSSMQLAETLAPDKALYLERSFTVRFRCLLDNTSGFLRLDIRGRIKVLHGQNRKTEEPPLALFAYCTPFGPPSLLEIPHKENMFKSKHKLDFSLVSMDQRGKHILGYADAELVNMGGYDLVHYDDLAYVASAHQELLKTGASGMIAYRYQKKDGEWQWLQTSSRLVYKNSKPDFVICTHRQLMDEEGHDLLGKRTMDFKVSYLDTGLASTYFSEADQLVVPPSTSPTSHALPPPVTPTRPNRRYKTQLRDFLSTCRSKRKLQQQQNQPQTQQTSPLGGQVGSPAPAVAVEYLPDPAAAVAAAYSNLNPMYTTSPYASAADNLYMGSSMPANAFYPVSENLFHQYRLQGAVGGYYTDYPHSGAPASAYVANGFLSYDGYAIASKADEKWQETGKYYSGYSSGYGSPTSTPQQIPLKTPKSSPQVMEVISCSSDGPSPVGGATPNGVGSVTPKVELAATTAAAAVGQDPYERQTVLMWGTTHSSGVPLNSLHGGRSGAGNPGSPQRSTPLANGLGYASANNNNNDHEPATAAKWNGTKELPGKSGSASTPESYQMQHDDSGLYSASSHTTSPQQQQQQQQQQQQQQQQLQQSQRGVGSNVSAPSSSLTSTGTDQQAVHPSSCHQQQQQQQQQQHHHAHPHPHSHHHHHHHHHHETAHQHSSEIILTTHHQQQSQPQQQSLAGYPLHHQLVGVGSGSPPPPPPVTLSRSPNALPAVSSLLNGSASAAGASDVPYQQLAIVSAPLVICAEEVGGGVSSIGRKSSKQQQPLQHLQQQQSLQQQHHAIYQQQHHHSQHHPHHQLLYPANITAHTALAYAPPTAGGTYADGSPLLSFSEVTNTLLNQ
- the LOC120452881 gene encoding probable serine/threonine-protein kinase yakA isoform X5, giving the protein MSQLGTVYATKRRRRNGKSLKPPPKDGVTKSNPSKRHRERLNAELDLLASLLPFEQNILSKLDRLSILRLSVSYLRTKSYFQVVMHKDKEDNGVLPHIHAHEGYRTRELGAFEHGLLDGDMFLQALNGFLMILTCEGEVFFATHSIESYLGFHQSDIVHQSVYELVHSEDREELQRQLLWNSFLPADMSSMQLAETLAPDKALYLERSFTVRFRCLLDNTSGFLRLDIRGRIKVLHGQNRKTEEPPLALFAYCTPFGPPSLLEIPHKENMFKSKHKLDFSLVSMDQRGKHILGYADAELVNMGGYDLVHYDDLAYVASAHQELLKTGASGMIAYRYQKKDGEWQWLQTSSRLVYKNSKPDFVICTHRQLMDEEGHDLLGKRTMDFKVSYLDTGLASTYFSEADQLVVPPSTSPTSHALPPPVTPTRPNRRYKTQLRDFLSTCRSKRKLQQQQNQPQTQQTSPLGGQVGSPAPAVAVEYLPDPAAAVAAAYSNLNPMYTTSPYASAADNLYMGSSMPANAFYPVSENLFHQYRLQGAVGGYYTDYPHSGAPASAYVANGFLSYDGYAIASKADEKWQETGKYYSGYSSGYGSPTSTPQQIPLKTPKSSPQVMEVISCSSDGPSPVGGATPNGVGSVTPKVELAATTAAAAVGQDPYERQTVLMWGTTHSSGVPLNSLHGGRSGAGNPGSPQRSTPLANGLGYASANNNNNDHEPATAAKWNGTKELPGKSGSASTPESYQMQHDDSGLYSASSHTTSPQQQQQQQQQQQQQQQQLQQSQRGVGSNVSAPSSSLTSTGTDQQAVHPSSCHQQQQQQQQQQHHHAHPHPHSHHHHHHHHHHETAHQHSSEVWTPASYTQYSQYFTYHHPHSHPHPHHPSAGGGGHVPAQSHHLHHGHR